The Danio aesculapii chromosome 22, fDanAes4.1, whole genome shotgun sequence genomic sequence TGTTGACTCACACTGTACTTTTTGATACACACCTACAGTAACATCAATTAATAATTTACTTACAAATTAAAACTGTCAGCAAGAAACTACTATAAAAGATCTAATGATTTGAGAAGTTTGTCACAAACCACCAGCCATGAGAGCTGTTGTGCTTGCCCTGACTGTAGCCCTTGTGGGTAAGTTTCGATTTTTGAACTAAGGATCCTTTCACTTTTCTTAAAAGATTTctcttaagttattttaaaacatcataCAACTAAATTGAACAAGTAAAGATAATTtaaaagtgcatttttttttctttcagcgaGTCAACAGATGAACCTTGGTTAGTAAAGTAATTTGGCACCTTCTTAAATGGTAATTTACAATTATTGCATTCTTGCTCACTAAACAAAATATTCTACCCATTCCAGTTCCTGAATTCTCCCATGATAAGACCTACAAGTACAAGTATGAAGCTCTGCTCTTGGGAGGTCTTCCTCAAGAAGGTCTGGCCAGAGCAGGTATTAAAGTCAGCAGCAAGGTTCTCCTCAGTGCCGTGACAGAGAACACCTTCCTGATGAAGGTAGGCTACTGACTTTTATGAACTGAGGAAATTGTAGGTCTTCCAAATTGAAggaatacttaaaaataaaatgttaatatatgttgtaataaaaatgttaataaagcaATGATATATTCCCTTACAGCTTATGGATCCTCTACTCTACGAGTATGCTGGCACTTGGCCAAAGGATTCATTTGTTCCTGCTACTAAGCTCACCTCAGCACTGGCTGCTCAGCTTCAGATTCCCATCAAGTTTGAGTACGCTAATGGTGTGGTTGGCAAGGTTTTCGCCCCAGCTGGAGTCTCTCCTACAGTCATGAACTTGCACAGAGGTATCCTCAACATCCTTCAGCTCAACCTGAAGAAAACACAGAATATCTACGAGCTGCAAGAGGTGAAGAAATCTCCTTAAAATATTTCTGAGGCATTTTGAGTTCTGCAATCTTATCATTTCACTTGTTCTTAAAGGCTGGAACTCAAGGAGTGTGCAGGACCCACTATGTCATCAATGAAGATCCAAAAACCAACCACATTATTGTCACCAAGTCTAAGGATTTGAGCCACTGCCAGGAGAGAATCATGAAGGATGTTGGCTTGGCATACACTGAGAGGTGTGCTGAATGCACAAAGGTAATGAAGACTTGATACTGACcacttaatataatttaaatatctatcCACTATACATGTCAAGCATCCAATAACCTACCTTTCTCTCAACAGAGGGTCAAGAGTCTGATTGAAACTGCAACTTATAACTACATCATGAAACCAGCTGACAATGGTGCACTGATCGCTGAGGCAACAGTTGAGGAAGTGTATCAGTTCTCACCCTTCAATGAGATCCATGGTGCTGCAATGATGGAAGCAAAGTATGATTGATCTACTATTGAGATCTCATTTATAATGCAAAGTAACAATATTCTAGACACATTTCATTAACTAGAAAATTAAGTCAAAGTTTCAGAAATAATGATTTGTTTCAGACAAACCTTGGCTTTTGTTGAGATTGAGAAGACCCCCGTTGTTCCAATCAAAGCTGATTACATGGCCCGTGGATCCCTGCAGTATGAGTTTGCAACTGAGATTCTTCAGACCCCCATTCAACTCATGAAGATCAGTGATGCACCTGCCCAGGTATAATTCACAGTATAAAATGCCTAATCTCCTAGTTAAAGCACTTGATGTatgatatttttttgtaattttcctAGATTGTTGAGGTCTTGAAGCACTTGGTTGCAAACAATAAAGACATGGTCCATGATGATGCTCCACTTAAGTTTGTTCAGCTTGTCCAGCTCATGCGCATTGTCACCTTAGACAAAATTGAGGCTATCTGGTCTCAGTTCAAGGACAAACCAGTTTACAGGTATAATTTGTTTGCAATAAATTAGTACAGTGTGAGCCCAATTtgttattgtgtatatatattaaacaatgaTTCCATAAGGCGCTGGCTTCTGGATGCTCTTCCTGCTGTCGGCACACCAGTCATTATAAAATTCATCAAGGAGAAGTTCTTGGCTGGTGAATTTACCACTCCCGAGTTCATTCAGACTCTTGTGATTGCTCTGCAAACCGTTTCTGCTGATCTTGAAACCATCCAAATGACAGCTGTATGTATATCTTACTAAGTGCTGTTGATTAAATATACTCAACAATAATCAAACTGCATTCAAAGGACCTGAGACAAATGAATCATTTCTCTATCCTGCTGAACAGAGTTTGGCTATGCACGAGAAATTTTCCACTGTTCCAGCTCTGCGTGAAGTTGCCATGCTTGGATATGGTTCCCTGATTGCCAAGCACTGTATTGCAGTTCCTACTTGCCCTAGCGAGCTCCTCAGGGTAAAAGCATCTATTTAGCTAAATTTGTACCATGAAATTGCTCTTTAAAAGTCTAATTTGTATACATCTTAAACTCCTCAGCCCATCCATGAGATTGCCACAGAGGCCATTTCTAAGAATGACATTCCTGAAATCACTTTGGCTCTGAAAGTTATGGGCAATGCTGGTCACCCTTCAAGTCTTAAACCCATCATGAAGCTCCTACCTGGACTGAGAACTGCAGCTAATGCTCTGCCTGTTAGAGTCCAGATTGATGCCATCTTGGCCCTGAGGAACATTGCCAAGAAAGAGCCCAAACTGGTAAGAGTCAGGTATTGTAGAAATTAACTGTTGTAATTGTGATACACGTTTTCTTCCAATAAACAAACTTTGTTTCCTGTCTCAGGTTCAGCCTGTTGCCCTGCAGCTTGTTTTGGACAGGGCACTCCACCCAGAGGTGCGCATGGTTGCTTGTATTGTGCTGTTTGAGGCCGAGCCTTCAGTGGCTCTCATCTCCAGTCTTGCTGGAGCTTTAAGGACTGAGCCAAACATGCATGTAGCAAGCTTTGCCTATTCCCACATCAAGTCCTTGACCAGAATCACTGCTCCTGATATGGCATCtgtgtaagaaaaacaaataatttctcatttattttagtttcatgttttattttggcatcACACAAAATGAGCACAAGCCAGAATTAatcatgtttattcattttcagtGCTGGTGCAGCTAATGTTGCAATCAAGCTTATGAACCGCAAGCTGGACAGACTTAACTTCCGTTACAGCAGAGCTTTTCAGATGGACTATTATCATAGTAAGACTTTAaatttttatgaataaattaatatacgCATTAAAATTGTTCTCATATAAAACATTGCAAATTTATTCTTATCTTTGTCCATTAAGCTCCGCTTATGATTGGAGCTGCTGGTAGTGCCTATATGATCAatgatgctgccaccatcctGCCCAGAACTGTTGTTGCTAAAGCTCGTGCTTACCTGGCTGGTGCCGCTGCTGATGTTATTGAGGTGAAACATCTGAGATTTCTTTTCCAGATATCtgaattactttttaaatctgtttaatatAGTTTCACTAAATTTCTCCTTTTAAACAGTTTGGTGTGAGAACTGGAGGAATCCATGAGGCTCTTCTAAAGTCTCCTGCTGCAGATGAAAGTGCTGACCGTATCACAAAGATTAAGCGTACACTGAGAGCAGTAAGTTTTCAGGTCCAGTGTAACATAATTTTACTATTTGCTACTTTTACTATAAACTTGAACTAGGCAAAAAGTATACATGAATTCTGTCTCTTCAAGCTCACAAACTGGAAGGCCTTGCCAACTGATAAGCCACTTGCTTCAGCCTATGTCAAAGTATTTGGACAAGAAGTGGCTTACGTCAACTTTGACAAGACCATCATTGAAGAAGCAATACCGGTATTGTGACGTAGTTCATGTCTTTTAACCACATGGTTTACATCTGAGATCTGTAACTCTGGTTATTCTAACAATTAGAATTAAGCTTCTAATAAACACTATCCTCAGATGGTTACTGGACCCAAACCACGTGCACTGCTGAAGGAGGCTCTTAAAGCTTTGCAGAAAGGAATTGCATTCCAGTATGCCAAACCTCTGCTTGCAGCTGAAGTGCGTCGTATCTTGCCAACTGCAGTTGGAGTGCCCATGGAGTTCAGTTGGTACactgctgctgttgctgctgccAGTGTCAATGGTACGGCTCTGTCTTagaatttctctcttttttgtcAAACATGTGGGGGTCACTTCTTAAGTTTGCTGTTGTTCTGTTCACCCTTTAAGTTCAGGCCACCGTTACACCTGCTCTCCCTGAGAAATTGGAGTCCATGACTCTTGAGCAACTGAAGAAGACTGATGTTCAGTTCCAAGCTGAAGCTAGACCAAGGTACAATTTTACAGCTACATTCATTCAGACGAGATTTAATACACACAACATTGGTTCTACAAAGAATctcctttttttcagtgttgctCTCCAGACATTTGCTGTAATGGGAGTTAACACTGCCTTCATCCAAGCTGCTGTTATGGCAAGAGGAAAGATCCGTACAATTGCCCCTGGAAAAGTGGCAGCAAGAGCAGACATTCTCAAGGGCAACTACAAGGTGGAAGCTCTGCCTGTTGAACTTCCTGAACACATTGCTTCTGCAAGGTAATGACATTTCTGTAaagaatttttttgttgttgttgtgaacaCACTTTTATAACTATCATGCTCTCACAGCTTCGAGACTCTTGCCGTGGTCAGAAACATTGAAGATCACAGTTCTGAAAGGTCTGTTCCCATGGTACCTGAATTGTCTCTGCAAAACTCCCAGGCATCTTATGCTGGTGATTTGGTAAGCTTTGAATGAAGACATAGACACATAGATAATTACATTTAGATGTCGCCTACcatgttgttgtctattggaaggaatgcgtcaatagagccggcATTTTTGTACAGGGCAGtgctcatttgaaataaatgtgggaccaaggtgcattggaggactgtggccatccagagccagagatatatacacatatatacatatatctatgactGGGaattttcccggtggtcagtacgcaagtatttttttaaataacaaaaaatataattttacattacttttctacATCAATGGTTAAGTGATCACAagggcattgctgacaaagagtgtgtgtttgtgtgcatggaaatgtattatccaccctccctgttaaattttaaataatccatgtcctgaaacacaccccttctcccactttcacttctcattctgacGGAGGaagtgattcgtttgtgaatgaatccatGTTATGAATGACTCGCTCACTTagtcgacaataatacaagtttctggcatcattgtcttgttgtcatatttctttttcattgttggcttattttattcaacaaaactagcataagcctagagttggtgctactttgccttatggtgaatgcaatAAGTAGCTGTATTATCATCGATAACATGCCTTgttttgcacaaagtttgtaacatacaaaaaacgtaaaaaacgaaatcttacctataaaATATGCCTTTGTgcgttgttttctttgtttgctcgttactacacctgtTACACAGCACCttcagtccagcatcttcacatggCCAcactgggagcactgtacaaaatgtggcggcgctattgacgcgtGCTCAAGGTTCTAGGTATCTAGTGTACATATCTATGACACAGACATATAGAAACATGCAGAACTGTGCTTTAAACTCCAAGGTGCAGATAtttcatttgattgttttttttttcagtcctcTGAGGTGTCACCTGGTGCTTCGGTGACAGCTCCTGCTCCATTTGACAGGACCCTCTGTTATGCTGTCCCATACATTGAAATCAAGGGATGTGTTGAGGTGCACTCTCACAATGCTGCTTTTATTAGAAATTCGACTCTTTTCTACATAATTGGACACCACACAGCCCGTGCTGCTGTGGCAAGAGGTGagaagatagagagagagagagagactataaCATTGATGAttaaaattgttgttgttttttcaaataaaaaaaaaatttaattacttgtttattgtTCTGGCTGTAGCTGAAGGTCCTGCAGTTGAAAGACTGGAGTTTGAAGTCCAAGTTGGTCCTAGAGCTGCTGAGAGGCTTGTTAAGCAAATCAACATCATTGATGATGATTCTCCTGAAGGACAGGCTTTCTTGTTGAAACTGAGGGAAATCCTGGACACTGAAGCTAAAAATACATCCGTCTcttctgaaagcagcagcagcagccgcaACAGCCGCAGCACCAGCACTAGCTCAAGCTCAAGTTCAAGTTCAAGTTCAAGTTCAAGCTCAAGCTCCTCCATGTCCAGCTCTCGTATGTCTAAGGTAAAGACATGGGAAGTAGTGTGTTAAGTAGCCAAAATCTGTctcaaaattaaaagaaataacaataatcaagtaaattaataaaaattgcatGTTTTTTCAGACTGCCACCATCATGGAGCCTTTCAGGAAATTCCACAAAGATCGGGTAACTGTTCAAAACTCTATTGTTACTATTGTTACTTATTTTTTGGGTTACTTCAaacctaaagtttttttttttctttctggcaGTACTTGGCACCCCATAGTGCCACAAAGGATACTAGCAGTGGAAGCGCTGCCGCTAGCTTTGAACAAATGCAGAAAAAAGTGAGTCTCAGCTGTTTgcccataaatacacaaaaccaaaatatgatgtAGTtccaaatcatttttatttgtttttcccttTCAGAAGAGGTTCCTCGGAGATGATATTCCACCTGTTTTTGCTATCATCGCCCGTGCCGTTAGAGCTGACCAGAAGCTTCTGGGCTACCAACTGGCTGTTTACTTTGACAAACCAACTGCAAGAGTGCAACTCATAGCTTCCTCTATTGCTGAAAATGACAACATGAAAATCTGTGCCGATGGTGCTCTGTTGAGCAAGCACAAAGTCACTGTAAGACGAGAACATTTGGCAAAATGTATTTCTCTTCTTCAGTACCATTCTTTAATCTCAAATGTGATTTCAGGCCAAGTTTTCCTGGGGTGCGGAGTGCAAACAGTATGCAGTTTTTGCTAAAGCTGAAGCTGGTGTCCTGGGTGAATTCCCTGCTGCACGTCTAGAAGTGGAATGGGAAAGACTGCCAAAAATTGCCACCACCTATGCCAAAAAGTAATGATTATCAGCACTGAACAACAATTATATAGTGTAGAAAATATCTTAATTATTTGCTCCCCTTTGCTCTTCCTCTTGCAATTAGGGTCTCTAAACACATCCTTAATGCAGCTTACGACACAGGATTCAGGTTTGAAAGAGCAACGAACAGCGAGAAAGAGATTGAACTGACTGCAGCCTTGCCATCTCAGAGATCCTTGAATATCATTGCTAGGATTCCAGAGGTGAAACAATTTTCCTCAAAATTTGGACTCATTCAAAGGTATATTAAGAAAATCAACTAACTCTTTGTGTTGTTGTTTCTCTAGATCACAATGTCAAGAAGGGATATTTACCTCCCCGTCACTGTTCCCATCAATCCAGATGGTACTTTTACCATTGATGAGGATTTTCTCTCCTGGATCCACAAACATATCAAGGAGGAATGAAAAATTAATTACATTCTACATTTTCACAAGAAATATGAGCTGTGTTGATGTAGAACTGTCAGCTTAATTAATATCTGGTAATTGTTGTGATGTTTGTAATGTGATGCTAATAAATACCCTGCAAATGTAAGAATCATGTGAACTGCTTTCATTTTACACCAAATAATTTTCActtagttttttcttctttttttcctacAAAATAAGATTCAAATATAATCATAATATATGATTTGAAAGATAAACAATATCACCTTgaatgtgtgatttttttttttttaaacccattttcaAATCTGGCTTATAGTGTTTTCTGATTACAATTAACCCAAACAACTtcacttattttctttaaataatgaGAATGCATTTTTCAAAACCACTTTGACTCGTCATTTGTAGTGATATAGTGATTGAAAATGGTGTGAGTGTCCgtgtattaaaaatacatttactcaCCAATTTGCTacctttttgttgttcttttgtctcagaatgcattttaaaatacacatcaGATTTTGCTACAAACCACAGTTAGTTGAAAATGCAACTGTGAGAGTCTACATGCAATTAGGGCAAGGAACATTTAAATGAGCATTGTTTCTGCTTGTCCATTAAACAAATCAAATTCTATTTTTgtgttatattttaatgtaattttgcaATTTATAGTAAGtgagcattttaaaaatgtggttaaaaatgtcaaatcaataatttgattattgtttttattttgcacatGTTATGGAGAATGCAAATTTAAGTAAAGAAAAATTTGAATATTATGATCTGCTTCCATATGCCACCTCCCTGTTTGTTTCAGTGTAAATTCCTTGGCTTCCTTCTCTGCCTTGTTAGCTTGTGTATAATAGCCTTTGCTTTCCACTTGTTGCTTATTAGTTcattttttctcaattttctacaattaaaaggcacctatggtaaaaaatctacttttcaagctgtttggacaaacatatgtgcatatatggtgtatagaccgtcatatttgggtgatataagcacacccagtgctttttttcaatttaacaacataaaaaatggtggaccaattggaggggttttcaaaccgactgcaactttacgtaggagagcgctccccccactcaccaatattgattgacaggcgcgtcatcatatccttagtttgttgattcacgtccgccattttcagcgtgagtcgaagcgatatcactaaaggaacacccttgctctatttttagatgcaaggctcattgggctcaacacaagagcaatattctccacattatcgctctaatcggaattattggttgtatctttaggtaggtttgcaaacatgtgtacttctcatcgagtctaccttatacttcagccgtttgcatttctcgcgatcccagaagctccctgtgatcttaactagcatgcgttttagaattttaaacatcggtttctatcagggtacactcaagtcgacggctgggtgccgcggacggctgcagaaacctatgtttagaattcaaaaatacgtggcgcgacgattcgggacacttcatgtatctgctgcgccacagagaatgtctggtgtgccgtgtcgcggctttgagcggcgcatccggtgcctcagtcaaagttaattcagtgtgcgtggttattagtttctgtgtacaagctcggcacttgaaactagcacacagttggctgtaaaactgtacaaagacacaaatgattttgtactctctgcttggtctgtgtcagagtcgtacatgtacgactgaatgctaaacctctcactccagctcgttctcgcagtctgcctgtcagactctgttgcaaacgcagagcgggtgagctcatggccccgcccccttgttacgttggcaggaagccgaaactaatttacatgtgaagcaacacacccataaatcagcgaactgtggacacgcccccaacatgacactttttaacacattataataaaaaaatctgaattgtgttttgaactgaacctaaactggcacactcagaagaaccataatattaatattaaatcttaaaaaagaggtaaactatgtgccctttaaatcgaCTTCTCTATAGTGATGTGAGAAACAACATATGGCTGAACACCCAGCACTTATACGTTTTTATAAACATGAAACCACGTCACAGCTAGACAAACAGCAATGTTAGCATATACATTTAAGTTACTCTGGAAAAGAAACCCTCAGGTACTGCTTATGTGCTATtcagtttttatgtatttcttaTGTGAGTTTGATTACCATTTTGCATGACATTAATAGCCATACTGAAAGCACCTGCAGATTATCTCACACCTTGAACATAAAATAGGTAGCAACATAGCCATTACATGAaacgtctcaggttacgtatgtaaccatagttccccgagagggaacgagacactgcgtctaaccagaacgctaggggaacacctcttttatacgcgtcttgaagcacatgtgaaatcaatctaatgtaattaagcggtgtcgtcagaccagagagtataaaagcctgcactgagcattcagtgttaacttcaaatttgcttgaaagaagtaacaggcagaagagagtatggccgaagacgcagtgtctcgttccctctcggggaactatggttacatacgtaacctgagacgttccccttctagggaacttcaacactgcgtctaaccagaacgctaggggaacgcaATACCCACTAGGCCAGATTCACTGCTGACTGTGAACACACACTAAGCAGTGAGAACAGAGGACCCTGGTGAGATGTGTACATCGAGTTGATAATGACGCACAAATGTATGTGGCGTCGACCATCCTGCCgccaaacaaatgtcagaaaggGCAGAGCCCGAAAAAGAAGCTTTGGAGGCCCCTACAGCCCTTGTGGAGTGGGCCTTAAATTTAGGTGCGGGACGTCCAGCAGCCTGATAGGTAACTGAGATAGTCTCAACTATCCAATTACTTATAGTCTGCTTGTTCGCCGGACTCCCCCTCTTTGAGGGTCCGAAGCAGACCAGTAACTGCTCACTCTTTCTCCAGTTGATAACCCGGTTAACATATGTATCCAGAGCCCTAACTGGGCAGAGTAAATTCAATTTCTCTTGGTCCGACGACTGAAATGGGGGCGGATTAAAGGCCTGCAGCACAGCAGGTCTCGTCACATGAGTGGGCACCTTCGGCACATACCCAGGTCTGGGATAAAGAAAGGCTTTAGACATGCCCGGACAAACTCCAGAAATGAAGGTGCAACCGACAGAGCCTGGAGGTCACCAACCCTTTTTAGAgaagaaatagctaataaaaaagctgtttttaatgtcagaaacttatctgaagcctcctgcagtggctcaaatgggggaacagagatgccctcgagcaccaatgttaaatcccatgtcggtactctgtgtgtgctgacaggccttAGCCTTATGGCTCCAGGTAGAAAGCGACGAATTAGCGGATCCTGCCCTAGTGACTCATCATCTAGGGGGGAACGGTAGGCCGCTATAgctgaaacatacactctcagagtggatgcagctaacccagcagacaggcgatcttggagaaattccagcactgaggctacctgacagctgactgggttcagctggtgttctctacaccaagctgaaaagagagcCCATTTTAGGGCATAAAGCTTCCTTGTGGAGGGAGCCCTGGAGCTTAGAATGGTCTGAGCAACCTCGGTTGACAGTCCATACTCTATGAGGTGGGCCCCCTCAGAGGCCACACCCACAGTTTCCACAGGTCGGGTTGGGGATGAAGTATCATTCCTCCCGCCTGGGACAGGAGGTCCCTCCTGATGGGGATCTCCCACGGGAGACCCGCCAGCAGGGCTATGAGGTCTGAAAACCAAATTCTCGTAGGCCAAAACGGGGCTACCAGCAGTAACTGAATCTCTTGACGGACCCTCTCCAGGACTCTCCGGGGGAAAAGCATATAGACGAAGCCTCGGCCATGTCTGCACCATGGCATCCAATCCCAGAGGGGCTGGATGCGAGAGAGAAAACCACAGTATGCAATGCGTGGTCTCTTGGGAAGCAAACAGGTCTATCTGCGCTCTCccgaatttttcccaaatggtctCCACCACCTCTGGGTGAAGTTTCCATTACCCGGATCTCACCCCCTGCCTCGACAGGAGATCTGCTCCCCTGTTCAGATGGCCCGGGACATACATTGCCCTGATGGACAGAATTTTGTTCTGGGCCCACAGGAGGATCCGATGTGCCAGCTTGCATAGCATTCGAGACCTCAGACCCCCCTGATGGTTGATGTAAGCGACCACCGATGTGTTGTCCGTGCGGACTAGAATATGATGGCCCCTTAAATCCGGGAGAAAATGTTTGAAGGCCAGAAACACGGCCATCATCTCCAGGCAGTTTATGTGCCAAGAACAATGATGTTCTCCCCATTGTCCCGCTGCAGGAAGCCCCCTCAGGGTTGCTCCCCAGCCCATTAAAGAAGCATCTGTCATAAGCATGACGCGATGACAGACAGCCCCCAACACTGGGCCCTGGGACAGGAACCAGGGCATTTTCCACATACTTAAGGCTCGAAGGCAGTGCCGCGAGACCTTGATCATGCGGAAAGGATTCCCCTTGAGGGAAAACCCCCTGGATTTGAGTCACCACT encodes the following:
- the LOC130215834 gene encoding vitellogenin-like — translated: MKLMDPLLYEYAGTWPKDSFVPATKLTSALAAQLQIPIKFEYANGVVGKVFAPAGVSPTVMNLHRGILNILQLNLKKTQNIYELQEAGTQGVCRTHYVINEDPKTNHIIVTKSKDLSHCQERIMKDVGLAYTERCAECTKRVKSLIETATYNYIMKPADNGALIAEATVEEVYQFSPFNEIHGAAMMEAKQTLAFVEIEKTPVVPIKADYMARGSLQYEFATEILQTPIQLMKISDAPAQIVEVLKHLVANNKDMVHDDAPLKFVQLVQLMRIVTLDKIEAIWSQFKDKPVYRRWLLDALPAVGTPVIIKFIKEKFLAGEFTTPEFIQTLVIALQTVSADLETIQMTASLAMHEKFSTVPALREVAMLGYGSLIAKHCIAVPTCPSELLRPIHEIATEAISKNDIPEITLALKVMGNAGHPSSLKPIMKLLPGLRTAANALPVRVQIDAILALRNIAKKEPKLVQPVALQLVLDRALHPEVRMVACIVLFEAEPSVALISSLAGALRTEPNMHVASFAYSHIKSLTRITAPDMASVAGAANVAIKLMNRKLDRLNFRYSRAFQMDYYHTPLMIGAAGSAYMINDAATILPRTVVAKARAYLAGAAADVIEFGVRTGGIHEALLKSPAADESADRITKIKRTLRALTNWKALPTDKPLASAYVKVFGQEVAYVNFDKTIIEEAIPMVTGPKPRALLKEALKALQKGIAFQYAKPLLAAEVRRILPTAVGVPMEFSWYTAAVAAASVNVQATVTPALPEKLESMTLEQLKKTDVQFQAEARPSVALQTFAVMGVNTAFIQAAVMARGKIRTIAPGKVAARADILKGNYKVEALPVELPEHIASASFETLAVVRNIEDHSSERSVPMVPELSLQNSQASYAGDLSSEVSPGASVTAPAPFDRTLCYAVPYIEIKGCVEVHSHNAAFIRNSTLFYIIGHHTARAAVARAEGPAVERLEFEVQVGPRAAERLVKQINIIDDDSPEGQAFLLKLREILDTEAKNTSVSSESSSSSRNSRSTSTSSSSSSSSSSSSSSSSSMSSSRMSKTATIMEPFRKFHKDRYLAPHSATKDTSSGSAAASFEQMQKKKRFLGDDIPPVFAIIARAVRADQKLLGYQLAVYFDKPTARVQLIASSIAENDNMKICADGALLSKHKVTAKFSWGAECKQYAVFAKAEAGVLGEFPAARLEVEWERLPKIATTYAKKVSKHILNAAYDTGFRFERATNSEKEIELTAALPSQRSLNIIARIPEITMSRRDIYLPVTVPINPDGTFTIDEDFLSWIHKHIKEE